From Homalodisca vitripennis isolate AUS2020 chromosome 1, UT_GWSS_2.1, whole genome shotgun sequence, the proteins below share one genomic window:
- the LOC124375212 gene encoding wiskott-Aldrich syndrome protein family member 1-like, with translation MSQPPIPIRPPSLAACAPLTLCSPPWLPLVLPSLPALLPSCCSLCCPAPPAPALSFILPAICCADSALPASAALCSLLCPAPCPCLSPAACLLLSALLLALVLLTMPLTGPAPPAPPPALPLCPPLHVLLAALVLPSPPPLLPPTLPSRCLPDPCPACLLPVLCLLPLLPA, from the coding sequence ATGTCACAGCCACCAATACCTATTAGACCCCCTTCCCTGGCTGCCTGTGCACCCCTGACGCTCTGTTCCCCCCCCTGGCTGCCCCTGGTGCTGCCCTCCCTCCCTGCCCTGCTCCCCTCCTGCTGCTCCCTCTGCTGCCCTGCCCCCCCTGCTCCTGCTCTCTCTTTCATCCTGCCTGCCATCTGCTGTGCTGACTCTGCCCTTCCTGCCTCTGCTGCCCTCTGCTCCCTCCTCTGCCCTGCTCCTTGCCCCTGCCTCTCCCCTGCTGCCTGCTTGCTCTTGTCTGCCCTGCTGCTTGCACTTGTCCTCCTGACCATGCCACTGACCGGCCCTGCCCCTCCTGCCCCCCCCCCTGCCCTGCCCCTTTGCCCCCCCCTGCATGTCCTGCTTGCTGCCCTTGTCCTGCCCTCCCCCCCTCCTCTGCTGCCCCCCACCCTACCTTCCCGCTGCCTGCCTGATCCCTGTCCTGCCTGTCTGCTCCCTGTCCTGTGCTTGCTGCCTCTCCTGCCTGCCTGA
- the LOC124369092 gene encoding uncharacterized protein LOC124369092, giving the protein MGQNMSEELDSLQREYKMTERTVRANMKQRDRAIRGLRAEIDAARLHSHAGIRDSRNIIPPQQLRTSSPNLSDDTESVKNALEETIVKREISVTQEILNHIKEAALVHRIQDICPRLEEQKRQKTRLLKQVQENEEQLARMLDLHNQLDVMLEVVMYHTMTDEAKQVKEEKLKLLQEIENQSETLKETNEELVSVGQKTVAVRTALLSLNLMLDTVYRGATEMSVYDISMDIDETVSVARPLRQPNTEALSLMELVTKKVKWLVEQVSPEDLEAKPKVTTKLAVETTTKVGIEDEADNIVSDMLDELEDMDDPDVLTRKDIKAESKRLVELYDNPRAMFEDQGGPKFKKHKCF; this is encoded by the exons ATGGGCCAAAACATGTCTGAGGAGTTGGACAGTCTGCAACGAGAGTATAAGATGACTGAACGCACTGTGCGAGCTAACATGAAACAACGTGACCGGGCAATTCGTGGGCTACGTGCAGAGATAGATGCAGCAAGGTTACATTCACATGCTGGGATACGTGATTCTCGAAACATCATTCCACCTCAACAGCTAAGAACA tCAAGTCCTAACCTTAGTGATGATACGGAAAGTGTTAAAAATGCTCTTGAGGAAACAATAGTGAAGCGAGAGATATCTGTAACCCAGGAGATTCTGAACCATATCAAGGAGGCTGCGTTAGTACACAGGATCCAGGACATCTGTCCCAG GTTGGAGGAGCAGAAGAGACAGAAGACCAGGCTACTGAAACAAGTGCAAGAGAATGAGGAACAGTTGGCTCGTATGTTGGACCTTCACAACCAGTTGGATGTTATGTTGGAGGTGGTCATGTACCATACTATGACTGACGAAGCAAAACA AGTCAAAGAGGAGAAATTAAAGCTTCTCCAGGAGATCGAGAATCAGAGCGAAACTCTAAAGGAGACAAACGAGGAGCTGGTCAGTGTAGGCCAGAAGACAGTGGCAGTACGTACGGCTCTTCTTTCTCTCAACCTGATGCTGGATACAGTGTACCGTGGTGCGACAGAGATGTCTGTGTACGACATCAGTATGGATATAGATGAGACAGTCAGCGTGGCCAGACCTCTCCGTCAGCCCAACACAGAAG CTCTCTCTCTGATGGAGTTGGTGACAAAGAAAGTGAAATGGCTAGTTGAACAAGTTAGTCCAGAAGATTTAGAAGCTAAACCAAAAGTGACTACAAAGTTAGCTGttgaaacaacaacaaaagtgGGGATTGAGGACGAAGCAGATAATA TTGTATCAGACATGCTGGATGAGCTGGAGGATATGGATGATCCTGATGTGTTGACCAGGAAAGACATCAAGGCAGAGAGCAAGCGGCTCGTAGAACTGTATGACAACCCAAGAGCCATGTTTGAAGATCAAGGTGGACCAAAGTTCAAGAAACACAAATGCTTCTAA